A single region of the Variovorax paradoxus genome encodes:
- a CDS encoding ABC transporter ATP-binding protein, which produces MTSAEETTTATPPKTAANAPGKTLLKVSGLKVGYGGIQAVKGVDFEVHEGELVSLIGSNGAGKTTTMKAITGTLPAGAGSIEFLGRNIKGRGAWDLVSEGLVMVPEGRGVFTRMTITENLQIGAYIRKDKAEIASDMERVFVTFPRLRERKDQLAGTMSGGEQQMLAMGRALMARPKVLLLDEPTMGLSPIMCDKIFEVVQTVAAQGVTILLVEQNANRALQLADRGYVMESGLITMTGDAKELLRDPRVRAAYLGE; this is translated from the coding sequence ATGACGAGCGCAGAAGAAACAACCACCGCCACCCCGCCGAAGACCGCCGCCAATGCCCCCGGCAAGACGCTGCTCAAGGTCAGCGGCCTGAAGGTCGGCTACGGCGGCATCCAGGCCGTCAAAGGCGTGGACTTCGAGGTCCACGAAGGCGAATTGGTGTCGCTCATCGGCTCCAACGGCGCCGGCAAGACGACCACCATGAAGGCGATCACCGGCACGCTGCCGGCGGGCGCCGGCAGCATCGAGTTCCTGGGCCGCAACATCAAGGGCCGCGGGGCATGGGACCTGGTCAGCGAGGGCCTCGTGATGGTGCCCGAAGGCCGCGGCGTGTTCACGCGCATGACGATCACAGAGAACCTGCAGATCGGCGCCTACATCCGCAAGGACAAGGCCGAGATCGCCAGCGACATGGAGCGGGTGTTCGTGACCTTCCCGCGCCTGCGCGAGCGCAAGGACCAGCTCGCTGGCACCATGTCGGGCGGTGAACAGCAGATGCTGGCCATGGGCCGCGCGCTCATGGCGCGCCCCAAGGTGCTGCTGCTCGATGAGCCGACCATGGGCCTGTCGCCCATCATGTGCGACAAGATCTTCGAGGTGGTGCAGACCGTGGCCGCGCAGGGCGTGACCATTCTGCTGGTGGAGCAGAACGCCAACCGCGCGCTGCAACTGGCTGACCGCGGCTACGTGATGGAGTCCGGGCTCATCACGATGACCGGCGACGCCAAGGAATTGCTGCGCGACCCGCGCGTGCGGGCCGCTTACCTCGGCGAATAA
- a CDS encoding ABC transporter permease subunit — protein MKNSKNLALYILGVVAVLALPIFLQSQGNAWVRIADIALLYVMLALGLNIVVGYAGLLDLGYVAFFAVGAYLFALMGSSHLSDTFPWFKAMFPNGLHTSLLIVIPLALVVAGVLGVMLGAPTLKLRGDYLAIVTLGFGEIIRVFLNNLDQPINITNGPKGITAIDSIKFWGLDLGKAWKFDGFTISSVTLYYYLFLALVIATIIISHRLQISRIGRAWMAIREDEIAAKAMGINTRNMKLLAFGMGASFGGVSGAMFAAFQGFVSPESFSLMESVMIVAMVVLGGIGHLPGVILGAVLLAALPEVLRYVAGPLQAMTDGRLDASILRQLFIALAMIVIMLMRPRGLWPSPEHGKTLQRKGVAPDAPVAPGSLQTHAPGIETPADELPGAASRPMSINP, from the coding sequence ATGAAGAACAGCAAGAACCTCGCTCTCTACATCCTCGGCGTCGTCGCGGTGCTCGCACTGCCGATCTTCCTGCAAAGCCAGGGGAATGCCTGGGTGCGCATCGCCGACATCGCGTTGCTCTATGTGATGCTGGCGCTTGGCCTGAACATCGTCGTCGGCTACGCCGGCCTGCTCGATCTGGGCTACGTCGCCTTCTTTGCCGTGGGCGCGTACCTCTTCGCGCTCATGGGCTCGTCGCACCTTTCAGACACCTTTCCGTGGTTCAAGGCCATGTTCCCGAACGGGCTGCACACCTCGCTGCTCATCGTGATACCGCTGGCATTGGTGGTGGCGGGGGTGCTCGGCGTGATGCTCGGTGCGCCCACGCTCAAGCTGCGCGGCGACTACCTGGCCATCGTGACGCTCGGCTTCGGCGAAATCATCCGGGTGTTCCTGAACAACCTCGACCAGCCGATCAACATCACCAACGGACCCAAGGGCATCACCGCCATCGACTCCATCAAATTCTGGGGGCTCGACCTCGGCAAGGCATGGAAGTTCGACGGCTTCACGATCTCGTCGGTCACGCTCTACTACTACCTGTTCCTTGCGCTGGTGATCGCCACGATCATCATTTCGCACCGCCTGCAGATCTCCCGCATCGGCCGCGCCTGGATGGCCATCCGCGAAGACGAAATCGCCGCAAAGGCAATGGGCATCAACACCCGCAACATGAAGCTGCTGGCCTTCGGCATGGGCGCCAGCTTCGGCGGCGTTTCGGGTGCCATGTTCGCGGCCTTTCAGGGCTTCGTGTCGCCCGAATCGTTCAGCCTCATGGAGTCGGTGATGATCGTCGCCATGGTGGTGCTGGGCGGCATCGGCCACCTGCCGGGCGTGATTCTCGGCGCCGTGCTGCTGGCTGCCTTGCCCGAAGTGCTGCGCTATGTGGCCGGCCCGCTGCAGGCCATGACTGACGGCCGCCTCGACGCGTCCATCCTGCGCCAGCTCTTCATTGCGCTGGCCATGATCGTCATCATGCTGATGCGTCCGCGCGGCCTCTGGCCTTCGCCTGAGCATGGCAAGACCTTGCAGCGCAAGGGCGTGGCCCCGGACGCCCCCGTGGCCCCGGGCTCGCTCCAGACCCATGCGCCCGGCATCGAGACACCCGCCGACGAGCTGCCGGGTGCGGCTTCGCGTCCCATGTCGATCAATCCGTGA
- a CDS encoding ABC transporter ATP-binding protein: MTTDTILDVRGISKRFGGLQALSDVGITIKRGQVYGLIGPNGAGKTTFFNVITGLYTPDSGSFELAGKPYQPTAVHEVAKAGIARTFQNIRLFSEMTALENVMVGRHIRTHSGVFGAMLRTRSFKAEEKAIADRAQELLDYVGIGKFADYKARTLSYGDQRRLEIARALATDPQLIALDEPAAGMNSTEKVLLRELIDRIRKDDRTILIIEHDVKLIMGLCDRVTVLDYGKQIAEGTPYDVQKNEKVIEAYLGTGGH; encoded by the coding sequence ATGACGACAGACACCATCCTCGACGTTCGCGGAATTTCCAAGCGCTTCGGCGGCCTGCAGGCCCTTTCCGACGTCGGCATCACCATCAAGCGCGGCCAGGTCTACGGGCTCATCGGCCCCAACGGCGCCGGCAAGACCACGTTCTTCAATGTAATCACCGGGCTCTATACGCCCGACAGCGGCAGCTTCGAGCTGGCCGGCAAGCCCTACCAGCCCACGGCCGTGCATGAAGTGGCCAAGGCCGGCATTGCGCGCACCTTCCAGAACATTCGCCTGTTCTCCGAAATGACGGCGCTCGAGAACGTCATGGTCGGCCGCCACATCCGTACCCATTCGGGCGTGTTCGGCGCCATGCTGCGCACGCGTTCGTTCAAGGCCGAGGAAAAGGCCATTGCCGACCGCGCGCAGGAGCTGCTCGACTACGTGGGCATCGGCAAGTTCGCCGACTACAAGGCGCGCACGCTCTCGTACGGCGACCAGCGCCGGCTCGAAATTGCGCGCGCATTGGCCACCGACCCGCAGCTCATCGCGCTCGACGAGCCTGCCGCCGGCATGAACTCCACCGAGAAGGTGCTGCTGCGCGAACTGATCGACCGCATCCGCAAGGACGACCGCACCATCCTGATCATCGAACACGACGTCAAGCTCATCATGGGCCTGTGCGACCGCGTCACCGTGCTCGACTACGGCAAGCAGATTGCCGAAGGCACGCCCTACGACGTGCAGAAGAACGAGAAGGTGATCGAGGCTTACCTCGGCACCGGAGGACACTGA
- the lolA gene encoding outer membrane lipoprotein chaperone LolA, with protein MKFRHWLLIGLLSSANAWAGGMESLEAFVKTVKSGRAEFTQTVTAPPREGQPGRVKTSNGTFEFQRPGKFKFDYQKPFAQVIVADGKTLWLYDADLNQVTQRAQSQALGSTPAALIAAAPDVRALQADFTLEAAPERDGLQWVKATPKNKDGQLQNVLVGFQGDSLASLEILDSFGQRSVLKFSKVEVNPALNANVFEFKAPAGADVIKQ; from the coding sequence TTGAAATTTCGTCATTGGCTGTTGATCGGCCTTCTCTCATCCGCCAACGCCTGGGCCGGAGGCATGGAGAGCCTTGAAGCCTTCGTGAAGACGGTCAAGTCGGGCCGCGCCGAGTTCACCCAGACCGTTACCGCGCCGCCGCGCGAAGGGCAGCCGGGCCGCGTCAAGACATCGAACGGCACTTTCGAATTCCAGCGCCCCGGTAAATTCAAATTCGACTATCAGAAGCCGTTCGCCCAGGTCATCGTGGCCGACGGCAAGACGCTCTGGCTGTACGACGCCGACCTGAACCAGGTGACGCAGCGTGCGCAGTCGCAGGCGCTGGGCTCCACGCCAGCCGCTTTGATTGCCGCGGCACCCGACGTGCGCGCGCTGCAGGCCGATTTCACGCTTGAGGCCGCGCCCGAGCGCGATGGCCTGCAGTGGGTGAAGGCGACGCCCAAGAACAAGGACGGCCAGTTGCAGAATGTGCTGGTGGGTTTCCAGGGCGACTCCCTGGCGTCGCTCGAAATTCTCGACAGCTTTGGGCAGCGCTCGGTGCTCAAATTCAGCAAGGTCGAAGTGAACCCGGCGCTCAACGCCAATGTGTTCGAATTCAAGGCGCCGGCCGGTGCCGACGTCATCAAGCAATAG
- a CDS encoding branched-chain amino acid ABC transporter permease, translating into MEILLQQIINGLVLGSMYALIALGYTMVYGIINLINFAHGEVLMVGALTSWTIIGLMQESMPGTPGWLILIISLVIACVVAATLNFVIEKVAYRPLRNSPKLAPLITAIGMSILLQTLAMIIWKPTNKAYPNLLSTTPIEVGGAVISPTQVMILSVTAFSLVVLMWLVNYTKLGRAMRATAENPRVAALMGIRPDMVISATFIIGAVLAAIAGVMYASNYGIAQHAMGFLPGLKAFTAAVFGGIGNLAGAVVGGILLGLIEAIGSGYIGAITGGVLGSNYSDIFAFIVLIVMLTLRPSGLLGERVADRA; encoded by the coding sequence ATGGAAATATTGCTGCAGCAGATCATCAACGGTCTGGTCCTCGGCAGCATGTATGCCTTGATAGCCTTGGGCTACACAATGGTGTACGGCATCATCAATCTGATCAACTTTGCGCACGGCGAAGTGCTGATGGTGGGGGCGCTTACGAGCTGGACCATCATCGGGCTCATGCAGGAATCGATGCCCGGCACGCCCGGCTGGTTGATCCTCATCATCTCGCTGGTCATTGCCTGCGTGGTGGCCGCCACGCTCAACTTCGTGATCGAAAAGGTTGCCTACCGGCCCCTTCGCAACAGCCCCAAGCTCGCGCCTCTCATCACTGCCATCGGCATGTCGATCCTGCTGCAGACGCTGGCAATGATCATCTGGAAGCCCACCAACAAGGCGTATCCCAACCTGCTTTCGACCACGCCCATCGAGGTGGGCGGCGCGGTGATCTCGCCCACGCAGGTCATGATCCTGAGCGTCACGGCGTTCTCGCTCGTGGTGCTGATGTGGCTGGTCAACTACACCAAGCTCGGCCGCGCCATGCGCGCCACCGCCGAGAACCCGCGCGTCGCGGCGCTCATGGGCATCCGCCCCGACATGGTCATTTCGGCCACGTTCATCATCGGCGCCGTGCTCGCGGCCATTGCCGGCGTCATGTACGCCTCCAACTACGGCATTGCGCAGCACGCCATGGGCTTCCTGCCCGGCCTCAAGGCCTTTACCGCGGCGGTGTTCGGCGGCATCGGCAACCTGGCCGGCGCGGTGGTCGGCGGCATCCTGCTCGGGTTGATCGAAGCCATCGGCTCCGGCTACATCGGTGCGATCACCGGCGGCGTGCTCGGCAGCAACTACAGCGACATCTTCGCTTTCATCGTGTTGATCGTCATGCTCACGCTGCGGCCCTCGGGCCTGCTCGGCGAGCGCGTGGCGGATCGGGCCTGA
- a CDS encoding DNA translocase FtsK, which translates to MTYSLNTLQSSSAAEGQPVRVRAMRFAHEITLIAGFAALLFWLLAMLSFTPSDAAWSTSGTGGEIKNWAGRIGAWLADGSYFLAGYSVWWCLAAGLRAWLSSLANWLRGGEAAPAEQPVRGRFNRSRLAFWFGLVLLLCASTTLEWSRLYRLESYLPGSGGGALGYLVGPASVRWLGFTGSALVAIAAGVIGSALVFRFSWSLIAERIGARAYSLFELRREKRELAADIAMGKQAARERAEAEEPVFSREPGGAVEPMGLDDDEELRIEPRPKRRVPSPPVQIEPAMTEVPKSDRVVKERQKPLFKELPDSKLPQVDLLDAAQARQETVSPDTLEMTSRMIEKKLKDFGVEVRVVLASPGPVITRYEIEPATGVKGSQIVGLAKDLARSLSLVSIRVVETIPGKNYMALELPNAKRQSIKLSEILGSQVYNEGKSFLTMGLGKDIIGNPVVADLAKMPHVLVAGTTGSGKSVGINAMILSLLYKAEARDVRLLMIDPKMLEMSVYEGIPHLLAPVVTDMRQAAHGLNWCVAEMERRYKLMSKLGVRNLAGYNAKIDEAKAREEFIYNPFSLTPDDPEPLKREPHIVVVIDELADLMMVVGKKIEELIARLAQKARAAGIHLILATQRPSVDVITGLIKANIPTRIAFQVSSKIDSRTILDQMGAEALLGMGDMLYMPSGTGLPIRVHGAFVSDEEVHRVVAYLKSQGEPDYIEGVLEGGTVDGDGDMLGEGGDAEKDPMYDQAVEVVLKNRKASISLVQRHLKIGYNRAARLVEDMEKAGLVSAMSGSGQREILVPARAE; encoded by the coding sequence ATGACCTATTCGCTCAATACGCTTCAATCTTCTTCGGCCGCCGAGGGGCAACCGGTGCGCGTTCGCGCCATGCGCTTCGCTCACGAAATCACGTTGATCGCGGGATTTGCCGCATTGCTGTTCTGGCTGCTCGCCATGCTGAGCTTCACGCCTTCGGACGCAGCCTGGTCGACCTCCGGCACCGGAGGGGAAATCAAGAATTGGGCGGGCCGCATCGGCGCATGGCTGGCCGACGGCAGCTATTTCCTGGCGGGCTATTCCGTCTGGTGGTGCCTGGCCGCAGGGCTTCGGGCCTGGCTGTCTTCTCTGGCCAACTGGCTGCGCGGCGGCGAGGCCGCGCCTGCCGAGCAGCCGGTGCGCGGCCGCTTCAACCGCAGCCGGCTGGCGTTCTGGTTCGGCCTTGTGTTGCTGCTTTGCGCAAGCACCACGCTCGAGTGGTCGCGCCTGTACCGGCTCGAATCGTATTTGCCGGGTTCAGGCGGCGGCGCGCTCGGCTACCTGGTCGGGCCCGCCAGCGTGCGCTGGCTCGGCTTTACGGGCTCGGCTCTGGTGGCCATTGCCGCCGGCGTGATCGGCTCGGCGCTGGTGTTCCGTTTCTCGTGGAGCCTGATTGCCGAGCGCATCGGCGCACGCGCCTACTCGCTGTTTGAATTGCGCCGCGAAAAGCGCGAACTGGCGGCCGACATTGCCATGGGCAAGCAGGCCGCCCGCGAACGCGCGGAAGCCGAGGAGCCCGTGTTCTCGCGTGAACCGGGCGGTGCCGTCGAACCGATGGGGCTCGATGACGACGAAGAGCTGCGCATCGAGCCTCGTCCCAAGCGGCGGGTGCCCTCTCCGCCGGTGCAGATCGAACCTGCGATGACCGAAGTGCCCAAGAGCGACCGCGTCGTCAAGGAGCGCCAGAAGCCGCTCTTCAAGGAACTGCCCGACAGCAAGCTGCCGCAGGTCGACCTGCTCGACGCTGCGCAGGCGCGCCAGGAAACGGTGTCTCCTGACACGCTGGAGATGACCTCGCGCATGATCGAGAAGAAGCTCAAGGACTTCGGTGTCGAGGTGCGGGTGGTGCTGGCCTCTCCGGGGCCCGTGATCACGCGCTACGAAATCGAGCCTGCCACCGGCGTCAAGGGCTCGCAGATCGTCGGCCTTGCCAAGGACCTTGCGCGCTCGCTCTCGCTGGTGTCTATCCGCGTGGTCGAAACCATTCCGGGCAAGAACTACATGGCGCTCGAGCTGCCGAACGCCAAGCGCCAGTCGATCAAGCTCAGCGAAATCCTCGGCTCGCAGGTCTACAACGAAGGCAAGTCCTTCCTGACCATGGGCCTGGGCAAGGACATCATCGGCAACCCGGTGGTGGCCGACCTTGCAAAGATGCCCCACGTGCTGGTGGCCGGTACCACCGGTTCGGGCAAGTCGGTGGGTATCAACGCCATGATCCTGTCGCTGCTCTACAAGGCCGAGGCGCGCGACGTGCGCCTGCTCATGATCGACCCGAAGATGCTCGAAATGTCGGTTTACGAAGGCATTCCGCACCTGCTGGCCCCCGTGGTCACCGACATGCGCCAGGCCGCGCACGGCCTGAACTGGTGCGTGGCCGAAATGGAGCGCCGCTACAAGCTCATGAGCAAACTGGGTGTGCGCAACCTGGCCGGCTACAACGCCAAGATCGACGAAGCCAAGGCGCGCGAAGAGTTCATCTACAACCCGTTCAGCCTCACGCCCGACGATCCCGAGCCGCTCAAGCGCGAGCCGCACATCGTCGTCGTGATCGACGAATTGGCCGACCTGATGATGGTGGTCGGCAAGAAGATCGAAGAGCTCATTGCCCGTCTCGCGCAAAAGGCGCGCGCCGCCGGCATCCACCTCATTCTTGCCACGCAGCGGCCCAGCGTCGATGTGATCACCGGCCTTATCAAGGCGAACATTCCGACCCGCATCGCGTTCCAGGTGTCGAGCAAGATCGACAGCCGCACCATCCTCGACCAGATGGGCGCCGAAGCGCTGCTCGGCATGGGCGACATGCTCTACATGCCCAGCGGCACCGGCTTGCCGATTCGCGTGCATGGCGCGTTCGTGAGCGACGAAGAAGTGCACCGCGTGGTGGCATACCTCAAGAGCCAGGGCGAGCCCGACTACATCGAAGGCGTGCTCGAAGGCGGCACGGTCGATGGCGACGGCGACATGCTGGGCGAGGGCGGCGACGCCGAGAAAGACCCGATGTACGACCAGGCCGTGGAGGTGGTGCTCAAGAATCGCAAGGCCAGCATTTCGCTGGTGCAGCGACACCTCAAGATCGGCTACAACCGCGCGGCGCGGCTGGTCGAAGACATGGAAAAGGCGGGCCTGGTCAGCGCCATGAGCGGCAGCGGGCAACGCGAAATCCTGGTGCCCGCACGCGCGGAATAA
- a CDS encoding Bug family tripartite tricarboxylate transporter substrate binding protein: MKTRHFLFTLLASAAALLATGQAAAQQQRPIRLVVPYAAGGPIDVTARILAERVKDSLGTVIIDNKPGAGGNIGADAVAKAAPDGLTIGIAATATHAVNPWLYSKIPFNAASDFAPITQMVRVPNVLVMNAETAQRLKINTVADLIRYAKANPAKLNYGSGGNGSAGHLAGELFKKQAGIFALHIPYNGGNPAQLALLSGQVDFNFDNLATAAPNIRSGKLKAIAVTTLQRSSAMPDVPPVADTLKGFSIDTWWGLVAPAGTPHDVLAKLNQAFVAALNAPETKTRFATLLAEPVASSPEQFAAFMKSELSKYEAVVKATGARVD, translated from the coding sequence ATGAAAACGAGACACTTCCTCTTCACCCTCCTCGCGAGCGCCGCAGCACTGCTTGCCACCGGCCAGGCCGCAGCGCAGCAGCAGCGCCCCATTCGCCTTGTGGTGCCGTACGCCGCGGGCGGCCCGATCGACGTGACGGCCCGCATCCTCGCCGAGCGCGTGAAGGACAGCCTGGGCACGGTCATCATCGACAACAAGCCCGGCGCGGGCGGCAACATCGGCGCCGACGCTGTGGCCAAGGCCGCGCCTGACGGCCTCACCATCGGCATTGCGGCCACCGCGACGCATGCGGTCAATCCGTGGCTCTACAGCAAGATTCCGTTCAACGCGGCCAGCGACTTTGCGCCCATCACGCAGATGGTGCGCGTACCCAACGTGCTGGTGATGAACGCGGAAACGGCGCAGCGCCTGAAGATCAACACCGTGGCCGACCTGATCCGCTACGCCAAGGCCAACCCGGCCAAGCTCAACTACGGCAGCGGCGGCAACGGCAGCGCCGGGCACCTGGCGGGCGAGCTGTTCAAGAAGCAGGCCGGCATCTTTGCGCTGCACATTCCGTACAACGGCGGCAACCCGGCGCAGCTGGCGCTGCTTTCGGGCCAAGTCGACTTCAACTTCGACAACCTTGCCACGGCGGCGCCGAACATCCGCTCGGGCAAGCTCAAGGCCATTGCCGTCACCACCTTGCAGCGCAGCAGTGCCATGCCCGACGTGCCGCCGGTGGCCGACACGCTAAAGGGCTTCTCCATCGATACGTGGTGGGGGCTGGTTGCGCCAGCCGGCACGCCGCACGACGTGCTCGCAAAGCTCAACCAGGCCTTTGTGGCGGCGCTGAATGCACCGGAAACGAAGACCCGTTTTGCCACGCTGCTGGCCGAGCCGGTGGCCAGCTCGCCGGAGCAGTTCGCCGCGTTCATGAAGAGCGAGCTCTCCAAGTACGAAGCCGTGGTGAAGGCCACCGGCGCAAGGGTCGACTGA
- a CDS encoding replication-associated recombination protein A codes for MATSSHQPLAERLRPKTLGEVIGQQHLLGPGMPLRIAFESGQPHSCILWGPPGTGKTTIARLMADAFDAQFLSISAVLGGVKDIREAVERATAARDGLEQQRTIVFVDEVHRFNKSQQDAFLPHVESGLFTFIGATTENPSFEVNSALLSRAAVYVLQPLTEADLKQIVAKAQAIQAVPAIEGAAVDRLVAYADGDARRLLNTLETLAVAAKAEKLDNITDEWLLRVRGERMRRYDKGGEQFYDTISALHKSVRGSDPDASLYWFVRMLDGGADPRYMARRLVRMASEDIGLADPRALRLALDAAEVYERLGTPEGELALAECVIYLAMAPKSNAVYTAYNAVRALIKKDSTRPVPMHLRNAPTKLMKELDYGKGYRYAHDEEGGFAAGERYLPEGLEGQVFYQPVERGLEIRIAEKLRELRRLNSQHDE; via the coding sequence TTGGCCACCAGTTCGCATCAACCCCTTGCCGAGCGCCTGCGTCCGAAGACGCTGGGCGAGGTGATCGGCCAGCAGCATCTGCTGGGGCCGGGCATGCCGCTGCGCATTGCGTTCGAATCGGGCCAGCCGCATTCCTGCATTCTCTGGGGGCCGCCCGGCACCGGCAAGACGACCATTGCGCGCCTCATGGCCGACGCCTTCGATGCGCAGTTCCTGAGCATCAGCGCCGTGCTCGGCGGCGTGAAAGACATCCGCGAGGCAGTCGAGCGCGCCACCGCGGCGCGCGACGGCCTTGAGCAGCAACGGACCATCGTCTTCGTCGACGAGGTGCACCGGTTCAACAAGAGCCAGCAGGACGCGTTCCTGCCGCATGTGGAGTCGGGGCTTTTCACCTTCATCGGCGCCACCACCGAAAACCCGTCGTTCGAGGTCAACTCGGCCCTGCTTTCGCGGGCGGCGGTGTATGTGCTGCAACCGCTCACGGAGGCCGATCTCAAGCAGATCGTGGCCAAGGCGCAGGCCATTCAGGCCGTGCCCGCCATCGAAGGCGCGGCCGTCGATCGGCTCGTCGCCTATGCCGACGGCGATGCGCGGCGCCTGCTCAACACGCTCGAAACGCTGGCCGTGGCGGCCAAGGCCGAGAAGCTCGACAACATCACCGACGAATGGCTGCTGCGCGTGCGCGGCGAGCGCATGCGGCGCTACGACAAGGGCGGCGAGCAGTTCTACGACACCATCAGCGCGCTGCACAAATCGGTACGCGGCAGCGACCCCGACGCCTCGCTCTACTGGTTCGTGCGCATGCTCGACGGCGGCGCCGACCCGCGCTACATGGCGCGGCGGCTGGTGCGCATGGCCAGCGAAGACATCGGGCTGGCCGATCCGCGCGCACTGCGGCTGGCGCTCGACGCGGCCGAGGTCTACGAGCGGCTCGGCACGCCGGAGGGCGAGCTGGCGCTGGCCGAGTGCGTGATCTACCTGGCCATGGCGCCCAAGTCCAACGCCGTGTACACCGCCTACAACGCCGTGCGCGCGCTCATCAAGAAGGACAGCACGCGCCCGGTGCCCATGCACCTGCGCAACGCCCCCACCAAGCTCATGAAGGAGCTCGACTACGGCAAGGGCTATCGCTACGCGCACGACGAGGAGGGCGGTTTTGCCGCCGGCGAGCGCTACCTGCCCGAAGGCCTAGAGGGCCAGGTTTTCTACCAGCCTGTGGAACGCGGCCTCGAGATCCGCATAGCAGAAAAATTGCGCGAACTTCGCCGCCTCAACAGCCAGCACGACGAGTAA
- a CDS encoding CDP-6-deoxy-delta-3,4-glucoseen reductase produces MTVAAPHDAGFSITVEPSGRHFVVHGDETILAAGIRQGIGLPYGCKDGACGSCKCKKLSGEVELGPHQSKALSAEEQLAGFVLTCCAHAKTDVVLESRQVTEAGAFPIRKMPVRVLALTRLSHDVMKLRLQLPAGEPLQFHAGQYVEFILRDGARRSYSMANAPHTLGEPATGIELHLRHLPGGKFTDHVFGVMKEKEILRIEGPYGSFFLREDSSKPMILLASGTGFAPIKALLEHMKFKGIDRPAALYWGGRRPEDLYMDAWVHEQLAGMPNLRYVPVVSNATPEDNWTGRTGFVHRAVLEDFADLSGHQVYACGAPIVVDSAKHDYVALAGLPEEEFFADAFTTEADKALP; encoded by the coding sequence ATGACTGTTGCAGCGCCGCATGACGCGGGCTTTTCCATCACCGTCGAGCCCAGCGGGCGTCATTTCGTGGTGCATGGCGACGAAACCATTCTCGCGGCCGGCATCCGGCAGGGCATTGGCCTCCCCTATGGCTGCAAGGACGGCGCCTGCGGCTCTTGCAAGTGCAAGAAGCTCTCGGGCGAGGTGGAGCTGGGTCCGCACCAGAGCAAGGCCCTGAGCGCCGAGGAGCAGCTGGCGGGCTTCGTGCTCACCTGCTGCGCCCATGCCAAGACCGACGTGGTGCTCGAATCGCGCCAGGTCACGGAAGCCGGGGCCTTTCCGATCCGCAAGATGCCCGTGCGGGTACTGGCGCTCACGCGCCTGTCGCACGACGTGATGAAGCTGCGCCTGCAGCTGCCGGCGGGCGAGCCGCTGCAGTTTCATGCCGGCCAGTATGTGGAATTCATCTTGCGCGACGGCGCACGCCGCAGCTATTCGATGGCGAATGCGCCGCACACGCTCGGCGAGCCGGCCACGGGCATCGAACTGCACCTGCGGCATTTGCCGGGCGGCAAGTTCACCGATCACGTGTTCGGCGTGATGAAGGAGAAGGAAATCCTTCGCATCGAAGGCCCTTACGGCAGCTTCTTCCTGCGTGAAGACTCCAGCAAGCCGATGATCCTGCTGGCTTCCGGCACGGGCTTTGCGCCCATCAAGGCACTGCTCGAACACATGAAGTTCAAGGGCATCGACCGGCCGGCCGCGCTCTATTGGGGCGGCCGCCGGCCCGAAGACCTGTACATGGACGCCTGGGTGCACGAGCAACTCGCGGGGATGCCGAACCTGCGCTACGTGCCGGTCGTCTCCAACGCCACGCCCGAAGACAACTGGACTGGCCGCACGGGCTTTGTCCACCGCGCGGTGCTGGAAGACTTTGCCGACCTTTCGGGCCACCAGGTGTACGCCTGCGGCGCGCCGATCGTGGTCGATTCGGCGAAGCACGACTACGTGGCGCTGGCCGGCCTGCCCGAAGAAGAGTTCTTTGCCGACGCGTTCACCACCGAGGCCGACAAGGCGCTGCCCTGA